Proteins encoded together in one Musa acuminata AAA Group cultivar baxijiao chromosome BXJ3-6, Cavendish_Baxijiao_AAA, whole genome shotgun sequence window:
- the LOC135640827 gene encoding 26S proteasome non-ATPase regulatory subunit 14 homolog encodes MQGMERLHRIFSGAGGMGHPPTDSPQLDSAEQVYISSLALLKMLKHGRAGVPMEVMGLMLGEFVDEYTVRVVDVFAMPQSGTGVSVEAVDHVFQTNMLDMLKQTGRPEMVVGWYHSHPGFGCWLSGVDINTQQSFEALNPRAIAVVVDPIQSVKGKVVIDAFRLINPQTMMLGQEPRQTTSNVGHLNKPSIQALIHGLNRHYYSIAINYRKNELEEKMLLNLHKKKWTDGLILRPFDTHSKTNEQTVQEMLDLAIKYNKAVQEEDELPPEKLAIVNVGRQDAKKHLEEHVSNLMSSNIIQTLGTMLDTVVF; translated from the exons atGCAAGGGATGGAGAGATTGCATCGGATCTTCTCGGGTGCCGGCGGGATGGGCCATCCGCCCACAGATTCCCCCCAACTCGACTCCGCCGAGCAGGTCTACATCTCTTCCCTCGCCCTCCTCAAGATGCTCAAGCATG GGAGAGCCGGGGTGCCCATGGAAGTGATGGGACTCATGCTGGGGGAATTCGTGGACGAGTACACCGTCCGGGTCGTCGACGTCTTCGCGATGCCGCAGAGCGGGACGGGCGTCAGCGTGGAGGCCGTGGATCACGTTTTCCAGACCAACATGCTCGACATGCTCAAGCAGACCGGAAG ACCTGAAATGGTGGTTGGATGGTACCACTCTCACCCAGGCTTTGGTTGCTGGCTTTCTGGTGTTGACATAAACACACAGCAG AGTTTTGAAGCACTCAATCCAAGGGCAATTGCTGTTGTAGTAGACCCAATCCAGAGTGTCAAGGGTAAGGTGGTCATTGATGCTTTCCGCTTGATCAACCCTCAGACAATGATGCTTGGCCAGGAGCCTCGCCAAACAACATCCAATGTTGGGCATCTCAACAAACCATCCATTCAG GCACTGATACACGGGTTGAACCGGCATTACTATTCTATAGCAATAAATTACCGCAAGAATGAGCTGGAGGAGAAAATGTTGCTGAACCTTCACAAAAAGAAGTGGACTGATGGATTGATACTTAGGCCATTTGACACCCATTCCAAAACTAATGAGCAGACTGTCCAG GAAATGTTGGATTTGGCTATCAAATACAACAAAGCAGTACAAGAGGAGGATGAACTTCCACCAGAAAAATTGGCTATTGTTAATGTGGGAAGGCAGGATGCCAAAAAGCATCTGGAAGAGCATGTCTCCAACTTGATGTCATCAAACATAATCCAGACTCTGGGGACTATGTTGGACACTGTCGTGTTTTGA
- the LOC103990178 gene encoding folylpolyglutamate synthase isoform X1 gives MPRASPAAQTRRAPWRVIDILSLPTTYRSVSLAFLHPPLCACAIRCLPPPRRTHRFRVRFDRDMAREYEAALNCLSSLITRRSRAARGNKGDRFDLMFDYLKILELEDAISQLKIIHVAGTKGKGSTCTFTESILRCCGFRTGLFTSPHLIDVRERFRLDGVKVSEEKFLEHFWWCWNRLQEKNGDNLPMPTYFRFLALLAFKIFTAEQQVDVAIVEVGLGGKFDATNVVKEPIVCGISSLGYDHMEILGNTLGEIAGEKAGIFKKGVPAWTVPQPEEAMRMLEEKASQLGVPLQVVSPLDPGLLKNQHLGLDGEHQCLNAGLAIALSSVWLKTTGNLQGMQIDKNNLPEQFVRGLSRASLEGRAQVVSDSSLGQQQNSNLGGLTFYLDGAHSPESLEVCAKWFSRVIREDPSHLEEQIHKKHHPGRGGHPNSLGGKEHLQMLLFNCMSVRNPELLLPRLVNTCSQHGVKFHKALFVPNQSAYNKVGSHASPPTDPQQVDLSWQLTLQRVWENLIHGEQGSSCANAYGGSLVFPSLPLALNWLRESVQRRRSVQVQVLVTGSLHLVGDVLRLIRK, from the exons ATGCCGCGGGCGAGCCCCGCAGCGCAGACTCGGAGGGCGCCGTGGCGCGTCATAGACATTCTATCCCTTCCCACGACGTATCGTTCTGTTTCGTTGGCCTTTCTTCATCCTCCCCTCTGCGCCTGCGCCATTCGTTGCCTCCCGCCCCCGAGAAGAACCCATCGCTTCCGCGTTAGATTCGATCGAGACATGGCCCGAG AGTACGAGGCGGCATTGAATTGCTTGTCCTCCCTCATCACCCGACGCAGTCGAGCCGCTAGGGGCAACAAGGGCGACCGCTTCGATCTGATGTTCGACTACCTGAAG ATCTTGGAGTTGGAAGACGCGATTTCCCAGCTTAAGATTATCCATGTAGCTGGCACCAAAGGGAAG GGTTCGACGTGCACTTTTACTGAATCAATTCTGCGGTGTTGTGGGTTTCGAACGGGACTGTTCACGTCCCCTCACCTTATCGATGTCCGGGAGCGGTTCCGTCTTGATGG GGTAAAAGTTTCTGAAGAGAAGTTTTTGGAGCACTTCTGGTGGTGTTGGAATAGATTGCAG GAAAAAAATGGTGACAATCTCCCTATGCCTACCTATTTCCGCTTCCTTGCCCTTCTGGCATTTAAGATATTCACAGCAGAGCAG CAGGTGGATGTTGCCATTGTGGAAGTTGGTTTgggaggaaaatttgatgcaaccaATGTG GTGAAGGAACCAATCGTCTGTGGAATATCGTCCTTGGGTTATGACCACATGGAAATTCTTG GAAATACACTGGGAGAAATTGCAGGAGAGAAAGCTGGCATCTTTAAG AAAGGAGTACCTGCATGGACCGTACCCCAGCCTGAAGAAGCAATGCGCATGCTCGAAGAGAAGGCTTCTCAATTAGGT GTTCCTCTTCAAGTAGTTTCACCTTTAGATCCTGGACTACTGAAAAATCAACATCTTGGGCTAGATGGCGAGCATCAATGTCTAAATGCTGGCCTTGCTATTGCCTTGTCCAGTGTTTGGCTTAAAACAACCGGAAATTTACAAGGCATGCAGATAGACAAAAAC AATTTACCTGAGCAATTTGTCAGAGGGTTATCAAGGGCTAGTTTGGAGGGACGAGCACAGGTTGTCTCAGATTCTTCTCTTGGGCAACAGCAGAACTCCAATCTGGGAGGCTTGACTTTCTACCTAGATGGGGCACATAGCCCAGAAAGCTTGGAGGTGTGTGCAAAATGGTTTTCCCGTGTTATAAGAGAAGATCCTTCACATTTAGAGGAACAAATTCACAAGAAACACCATCCTGGACGG GGGGGTCACCCTAACTCACTAGGGGGGAAGGAGCACCTACAGATGCTTCTTTTCAATTGCATGTCAGTGAGAAATCCTGAGTTGTTGCTTCCACGTCTGGTAAACACTTGTTCTCAGCATG GGGTCAAATTCCATAAGGCCCTTTTTGTACCAAACCAATCAGCATATAACAAGGTTGGGTCTCATGCATCACCACCGACTGATCCACAGCAAGTTGATCTGTCATGGCAGCTGACACTGCAGAGAGTGTGGGAAAACCTCATTCATGGTGAACAAG GCTCAAGTTGCGCCAATGCCTATGGTGGCAGTTTAGTGTTTCCTTCGCTCCCGTTAGCTCTCAACTGGCTCAGGGAAAGTGTTCAACGAAGAAGATCAGTTCAAGTTCAG GTTCTGGTAACAGGTTCCTTGCACCTTGTGGGTGATGTTCTGAGATTAATCAGGAAGTGA
- the LOC103990178 gene encoding folylpolyglutamate synthase isoform X4, whose protein sequence is MPRASPAAQTRRAPWRVIDILSLPTTYRSVSLAFLHPPLCACAIRCLPPPRRTHRFRVRFDRDMAREYEAALNCLSSLITRRSRAARGNKGDRFDLMFDYLKILELEDAISQLKIIHVAGTKGKGSTCTFTESILRCCGFRTGLFTSPHLIDVRERFRLDGVKVSEEKFLEHFWWCWNRLQEKNGDNLPMPTYFRFLALLAFKIFTAEQQVDVAIVEVGLGGKFDATNVVKEPIVCGISSLGYDHMEILGNTLGEIAGEKAGIFKKGVPAWTVPQPEEAMRMLEEKASQLGVPLQVVSPLDPGLLKNQHLGLDGEHQCLNAGLAIALSSVWLKTTGNLQGMQIDKNNLPEQFVRGLSRASLEGRAQVVSDSSLGQQQNSNLGGLTFYLDGAHSPESLEVCAKWFSRVIREDPSHLEEQIHKKHHPGRGGHPNSLGGKEHLQMLLFNCMSVRNPELLLPRLVNTCSQHGVKFHKALFVPNQSAYNKVGSHASPPTDPQQVDLSWQLTLQRVWENLIHGEQVSYVMMVL, encoded by the exons ATGCCGCGGGCGAGCCCCGCAGCGCAGACTCGGAGGGCGCCGTGGCGCGTCATAGACATTCTATCCCTTCCCACGACGTATCGTTCTGTTTCGTTGGCCTTTCTTCATCCTCCCCTCTGCGCCTGCGCCATTCGTTGCCTCCCGCCCCCGAGAAGAACCCATCGCTTCCGCGTTAGATTCGATCGAGACATGGCCCGAG AGTACGAGGCGGCATTGAATTGCTTGTCCTCCCTCATCACCCGACGCAGTCGAGCCGCTAGGGGCAACAAGGGCGACCGCTTCGATCTGATGTTCGACTACCTGAAG ATCTTGGAGTTGGAAGACGCGATTTCCCAGCTTAAGATTATCCATGTAGCTGGCACCAAAGGGAAG GGTTCGACGTGCACTTTTACTGAATCAATTCTGCGGTGTTGTGGGTTTCGAACGGGACTGTTCACGTCCCCTCACCTTATCGATGTCCGGGAGCGGTTCCGTCTTGATGG GGTAAAAGTTTCTGAAGAGAAGTTTTTGGAGCACTTCTGGTGGTGTTGGAATAGATTGCAG GAAAAAAATGGTGACAATCTCCCTATGCCTACCTATTTCCGCTTCCTTGCCCTTCTGGCATTTAAGATATTCACAGCAGAGCAG CAGGTGGATGTTGCCATTGTGGAAGTTGGTTTgggaggaaaatttgatgcaaccaATGTG GTGAAGGAACCAATCGTCTGTGGAATATCGTCCTTGGGTTATGACCACATGGAAATTCTTG GAAATACACTGGGAGAAATTGCAGGAGAGAAAGCTGGCATCTTTAAG AAAGGAGTACCTGCATGGACCGTACCCCAGCCTGAAGAAGCAATGCGCATGCTCGAAGAGAAGGCTTCTCAATTAGGT GTTCCTCTTCAAGTAGTTTCACCTTTAGATCCTGGACTACTGAAAAATCAACATCTTGGGCTAGATGGCGAGCATCAATGTCTAAATGCTGGCCTTGCTATTGCCTTGTCCAGTGTTTGGCTTAAAACAACCGGAAATTTACAAGGCATGCAGATAGACAAAAAC AATTTACCTGAGCAATTTGTCAGAGGGTTATCAAGGGCTAGTTTGGAGGGACGAGCACAGGTTGTCTCAGATTCTTCTCTTGGGCAACAGCAGAACTCCAATCTGGGAGGCTTGACTTTCTACCTAGATGGGGCACATAGCCCAGAAAGCTTGGAGGTGTGTGCAAAATGGTTTTCCCGTGTTATAAGAGAAGATCCTTCACATTTAGAGGAACAAATTCACAAGAAACACCATCCTGGACGG GGGGGTCACCCTAACTCACTAGGGGGGAAGGAGCACCTACAGATGCTTCTTTTCAATTGCATGTCAGTGAGAAATCCTGAGTTGTTGCTTCCACGTCTGGTAAACACTTGTTCTCAGCATG GGGTCAAATTCCATAAGGCCCTTTTTGTACCAAACCAATCAGCATATAACAAGGTTGGGTCTCATGCATCACCACCGACTGATCCACAGCAAGTTGATCTGTCATGGCAGCTGACACTGCAGAGAGTGTGGGAAAACCTCATTCATGGTGAACAAG TCAGTTATGTTATGATGGTGCTTTGA
- the LOC135641261 gene encoding uncharacterized protein LOC135641261, which translates to MQTEARVGVVVEGGGHRALSSGHAGGAGALDGGARSYSSHHPQQQQQQQLQHQPQIGTVAHLISGGVAGAVSKTCTAPLARLTILFQVQGMHSDVATLRKASIWHEASRVVHEEGFRAFWRGNLVTIAHRLPYSSISFYAYERYKNFLQLVPGLDKHRDSVSADVCVRLFGGGLAGITAASMTYPLDLVRTRLAAQTNTMYYRGISHALYAICRDEGIRGLYKGLGATLLGVGPNIAISYSVYETLRSQWQVERPYDSPVLVSLACGSLSGVASSTVTFPLDLVRRRKQLEGAAGRACVYKSGIFGTLRHIIRTEGFRGLYRGIMPEYYKVVPGVGIVFMTYETLKSIMAGMSSVDD; encoded by the exons ATGCAGACAGAGGCGCGGGTGGGGGTCGTAGTGGAGGGTGGTGGCCACAGAGCCCTTTCCTCAGGCCACGCAGGTGGCGCAGGCGCCCTCGATGGTGGGGCTAGGAGTTACTCCTCACACCAcccccagcagcagcagcagcagcagttgcaACATCAACCGCAGATCGGGACGGTAGCACACCTTATATCCGGCGGGGTCGCTGGTGCCGTCAGCAAGACGTGCACGGCCCCTCTTGCTCGCCTTACCATTCTTTTCCAG GTTCAAGGAATGCACTCTGATGTTGCAACTCTAAGGAAGGCTAGCATATGGCACGAGGCTTCTCGTGTTGTTCACGAAGAAGGTTTCAGAGCATTTTGGAGAGGAAACTTGGTCACTATTGCTCATCGCTTACCTTATTCTTCGATAAGCTTCTATGCCTATGAGCGATACAAGAAT TTTCTGCAATTGGTTCCTGGTCTAGATAAGCATAGAGACAGTGTCAGTGCAGATGTCTGTGTGCGATTGTTTGGTGGAGGTTTGGCTGGAATAACAGCTGCATCAATGACATACCCATTGGATCTTGTCAGGACACGTCTTGCTGCGCAG ACAAATACTATGTATTATAGGGGCATTTCACATGCTCTGTATGCCATCTGCAGAGATGAGGGTATCAGAGGATTGTATAAGGGACTCGGAGCCACATTATTG GGTGTTGGGCCTAATATAGCAATAAGTTATTCTGTTTACGAAACTTTGAGATCTCAATGGCAAGTTGAGAG GCCATATGATTCTCCTGTCTTGGTTAGTTTGGCTTGTGGAAGTCTTTCTGGTGTTGCCTCATCAACAG TGACATTTCCATTGGATCTCGTGAGAAGAAGAAAGCAGTTGGAAGGGGCAGCTGGAAGGGCCTGTGTTTATAAGTCAGGCATCTTTGGGACATTGAGGCACATAATCAGGACCGAAGGGTTTCGAGGCTTATACAGAGGTATTATGCCTGAATACTACAAAGTTGTTCCGGGCGTTGGCATTGTTTTTATGACCTATGAGACGCTAAAATCAATCATGGCAGGCATGTCATCGGTGGATGACTAA
- the LOC103990178 gene encoding folylpolyglutamate synthase isoform X5 — protein MPRASPAAQTRRAPWRVIDILSLPTTYRSVSLAFLHPPLCACAIRCLPPPRRTHRFRVRFDRDMAREYEAALNCLSSLITRRSRAARGNKGDRFDLMFDYLKILELEDAISQLKIIHVAGTKGKGSTCTFTESILRCCGFRTGLFTSPHLIDVRERFRLDGVKVSEEKFLEHFWWCWNRLQEKNGDNLPMPTYFRFLALLAFKIFTAEQQVDVAIVEVGLGGKFDATNVVKEPIVCGISSLGYDHMEILGNTLGEIAGEKAGIFKKGVPAWTVPQPEEAMRMLEEKASQLGVPLQVVSPLDPGLLKNQHLGLDGEHQCLNAGLAIALSSVWLKTTGNLQGMQIDKNNLPEQFVRGLSRASLEGRAQVVSDSSLGQQQNSNLGGLTFYLDGAHSPESLEVCAKWFSRVIREDPSHLEEQIHKKHHPGRGGHPNSLGGKEHLQMLLFNCMSVRNPELLLPRLGSNSIRPFLYQTNQHITRLGLMHHHRLIHSKLICHGS, from the exons ATGCCGCGGGCGAGCCCCGCAGCGCAGACTCGGAGGGCGCCGTGGCGCGTCATAGACATTCTATCCCTTCCCACGACGTATCGTTCTGTTTCGTTGGCCTTTCTTCATCCTCCCCTCTGCGCCTGCGCCATTCGTTGCCTCCCGCCCCCGAGAAGAACCCATCGCTTCCGCGTTAGATTCGATCGAGACATGGCCCGAG AGTACGAGGCGGCATTGAATTGCTTGTCCTCCCTCATCACCCGACGCAGTCGAGCCGCTAGGGGCAACAAGGGCGACCGCTTCGATCTGATGTTCGACTACCTGAAG ATCTTGGAGTTGGAAGACGCGATTTCCCAGCTTAAGATTATCCATGTAGCTGGCACCAAAGGGAAG GGTTCGACGTGCACTTTTACTGAATCAATTCTGCGGTGTTGTGGGTTTCGAACGGGACTGTTCACGTCCCCTCACCTTATCGATGTCCGGGAGCGGTTCCGTCTTGATGG GGTAAAAGTTTCTGAAGAGAAGTTTTTGGAGCACTTCTGGTGGTGTTGGAATAGATTGCAG GAAAAAAATGGTGACAATCTCCCTATGCCTACCTATTTCCGCTTCCTTGCCCTTCTGGCATTTAAGATATTCACAGCAGAGCAG CAGGTGGATGTTGCCATTGTGGAAGTTGGTTTgggaggaaaatttgatgcaaccaATGTG GTGAAGGAACCAATCGTCTGTGGAATATCGTCCTTGGGTTATGACCACATGGAAATTCTTG GAAATACACTGGGAGAAATTGCAGGAGAGAAAGCTGGCATCTTTAAG AAAGGAGTACCTGCATGGACCGTACCCCAGCCTGAAGAAGCAATGCGCATGCTCGAAGAGAAGGCTTCTCAATTAGGT GTTCCTCTTCAAGTAGTTTCACCTTTAGATCCTGGACTACTGAAAAATCAACATCTTGGGCTAGATGGCGAGCATCAATGTCTAAATGCTGGCCTTGCTATTGCCTTGTCCAGTGTTTGGCTTAAAACAACCGGAAATTTACAAGGCATGCAGATAGACAAAAAC AATTTACCTGAGCAATTTGTCAGAGGGTTATCAAGGGCTAGTTTGGAGGGACGAGCACAGGTTGTCTCAGATTCTTCTCTTGGGCAACAGCAGAACTCCAATCTGGGAGGCTTGACTTTCTACCTAGATGGGGCACATAGCCCAGAAAGCTTGGAGGTGTGTGCAAAATGGTTTTCCCGTGTTATAAGAGAAGATCCTTCACATTTAGAGGAACAAATTCACAAGAAACACCATCCTGGACGG GGGGGTCACCCTAACTCACTAGGGGGGAAGGAGCACCTACAGATGCTTCTTTTCAATTGCATGTCAGTGAGAAATCCTGAGTTGTTGCTTCCACGTCTG GGGTCAAATTCCATAAGGCCCTTTTTGTACCAAACCAATCAGCATATAACAAGGTTGGGTCTCATGCATCACCACCGACTGATCCACAGCAAGTTGATCTGTCATGGCAGCTGA
- the LOC103990178 gene encoding folylpolyglutamate synthase isoform X2: MPRASPAAQTRRAPWRVIDILSLPTTYRSVSLAFLHPPLCACAIRCLPPPRRTHRFRVRFDRDMAREYEAALNCLSSLITRRSRAARGNKGDRFDLMFDYLKILELEDAISQLKIIHVAGTKGKGSTCTFTESILRCCGFRTGLFTSPHLIDVRERFRLDGVKVSEEKFLEHFWWCWNRLQEKNGDNLPMPTYFRFLALLAFKIFTAEQVDVAIVEVGLGGKFDATNVVKEPIVCGISSLGYDHMEILGNTLGEIAGEKAGIFKKGVPAWTVPQPEEAMRMLEEKASQLGVPLQVVSPLDPGLLKNQHLGLDGEHQCLNAGLAIALSSVWLKTTGNLQGMQIDKNNLPEQFVRGLSRASLEGRAQVVSDSSLGQQQNSNLGGLTFYLDGAHSPESLEVCAKWFSRVIREDPSHLEEQIHKKHHPGRGGHPNSLGGKEHLQMLLFNCMSVRNPELLLPRLVNTCSQHGVKFHKALFVPNQSAYNKVGSHASPPTDPQQVDLSWQLTLQRVWENLIHGEQGSSCANAYGGSLVFPSLPLALNWLRESVQRRRSVQVQVLVTGSLHLVGDVLRLIRK, from the exons ATGCCGCGGGCGAGCCCCGCAGCGCAGACTCGGAGGGCGCCGTGGCGCGTCATAGACATTCTATCCCTTCCCACGACGTATCGTTCTGTTTCGTTGGCCTTTCTTCATCCTCCCCTCTGCGCCTGCGCCATTCGTTGCCTCCCGCCCCCGAGAAGAACCCATCGCTTCCGCGTTAGATTCGATCGAGACATGGCCCGAG AGTACGAGGCGGCATTGAATTGCTTGTCCTCCCTCATCACCCGACGCAGTCGAGCCGCTAGGGGCAACAAGGGCGACCGCTTCGATCTGATGTTCGACTACCTGAAG ATCTTGGAGTTGGAAGACGCGATTTCCCAGCTTAAGATTATCCATGTAGCTGGCACCAAAGGGAAG GGTTCGACGTGCACTTTTACTGAATCAATTCTGCGGTGTTGTGGGTTTCGAACGGGACTGTTCACGTCCCCTCACCTTATCGATGTCCGGGAGCGGTTCCGTCTTGATGG GGTAAAAGTTTCTGAAGAGAAGTTTTTGGAGCACTTCTGGTGGTGTTGGAATAGATTGCAG GAAAAAAATGGTGACAATCTCCCTATGCCTACCTATTTCCGCTTCCTTGCCCTTCTGGCATTTAAGATATTCACAGCAGAGCAG GTGGATGTTGCCATTGTGGAAGTTGGTTTgggaggaaaatttgatgcaaccaATGTG GTGAAGGAACCAATCGTCTGTGGAATATCGTCCTTGGGTTATGACCACATGGAAATTCTTG GAAATACACTGGGAGAAATTGCAGGAGAGAAAGCTGGCATCTTTAAG AAAGGAGTACCTGCATGGACCGTACCCCAGCCTGAAGAAGCAATGCGCATGCTCGAAGAGAAGGCTTCTCAATTAGGT GTTCCTCTTCAAGTAGTTTCACCTTTAGATCCTGGACTACTGAAAAATCAACATCTTGGGCTAGATGGCGAGCATCAATGTCTAAATGCTGGCCTTGCTATTGCCTTGTCCAGTGTTTGGCTTAAAACAACCGGAAATTTACAAGGCATGCAGATAGACAAAAAC AATTTACCTGAGCAATTTGTCAGAGGGTTATCAAGGGCTAGTTTGGAGGGACGAGCACAGGTTGTCTCAGATTCTTCTCTTGGGCAACAGCAGAACTCCAATCTGGGAGGCTTGACTTTCTACCTAGATGGGGCACATAGCCCAGAAAGCTTGGAGGTGTGTGCAAAATGGTTTTCCCGTGTTATAAGAGAAGATCCTTCACATTTAGAGGAACAAATTCACAAGAAACACCATCCTGGACGG GGGGGTCACCCTAACTCACTAGGGGGGAAGGAGCACCTACAGATGCTTCTTTTCAATTGCATGTCAGTGAGAAATCCTGAGTTGTTGCTTCCACGTCTGGTAAACACTTGTTCTCAGCATG GGGTCAAATTCCATAAGGCCCTTTTTGTACCAAACCAATCAGCATATAACAAGGTTGGGTCTCATGCATCACCACCGACTGATCCACAGCAAGTTGATCTGTCATGGCAGCTGACACTGCAGAGAGTGTGGGAAAACCTCATTCATGGTGAACAAG GCTCAAGTTGCGCCAATGCCTATGGTGGCAGTTTAGTGTTTCCTTCGCTCCCGTTAGCTCTCAACTGGCTCAGGGAAAGTGTTCAACGAAGAAGATCAGTTCAAGTTCAG GTTCTGGTAACAGGTTCCTTGCACCTTGTGGGTGATGTTCTGAGATTAATCAGGAAGTGA
- the LOC103990178 gene encoding folylpolyglutamate synthase isoform X3 — translation MPRASPAAQTRRAPWRVIDILSLPTTYRSVSLAFLHPPLCACAIRCLPPPRRTHRFRVRFDRDMAREYEAALNCLSSLITRRSRAARGNKGDRFDLMFDYLKILELEDAISQLKIIHVAGTKGKGSTCTFTESILRCCGFRTGLFTSPHLIDVRERFRLDGVKVSEEKFLEHFWWCWNRLQEKNGDNLPMPTYFRFLALLAFKIFTAEQVKEPIVCGISSLGYDHMEILGNTLGEIAGEKAGIFKKGVPAWTVPQPEEAMRMLEEKASQLGVPLQVVSPLDPGLLKNQHLGLDGEHQCLNAGLAIALSSVWLKTTGNLQGMQIDKNNLPEQFVRGLSRASLEGRAQVVSDSSLGQQQNSNLGGLTFYLDGAHSPESLEVCAKWFSRVIREDPSHLEEQIHKKHHPGRGGHPNSLGGKEHLQMLLFNCMSVRNPELLLPRLVNTCSQHGVKFHKALFVPNQSAYNKVGSHASPPTDPQQVDLSWQLTLQRVWENLIHGEQGSSCANAYGGSLVFPSLPLALNWLRESVQRRRSVQVQVLVTGSLHLVGDVLRLIRK, via the exons ATGCCGCGGGCGAGCCCCGCAGCGCAGACTCGGAGGGCGCCGTGGCGCGTCATAGACATTCTATCCCTTCCCACGACGTATCGTTCTGTTTCGTTGGCCTTTCTTCATCCTCCCCTCTGCGCCTGCGCCATTCGTTGCCTCCCGCCCCCGAGAAGAACCCATCGCTTCCGCGTTAGATTCGATCGAGACATGGCCCGAG AGTACGAGGCGGCATTGAATTGCTTGTCCTCCCTCATCACCCGACGCAGTCGAGCCGCTAGGGGCAACAAGGGCGACCGCTTCGATCTGATGTTCGACTACCTGAAG ATCTTGGAGTTGGAAGACGCGATTTCCCAGCTTAAGATTATCCATGTAGCTGGCACCAAAGGGAAG GGTTCGACGTGCACTTTTACTGAATCAATTCTGCGGTGTTGTGGGTTTCGAACGGGACTGTTCACGTCCCCTCACCTTATCGATGTCCGGGAGCGGTTCCGTCTTGATGG GGTAAAAGTTTCTGAAGAGAAGTTTTTGGAGCACTTCTGGTGGTGTTGGAATAGATTGCAG GAAAAAAATGGTGACAATCTCCCTATGCCTACCTATTTCCGCTTCCTTGCCCTTCTGGCATTTAAGATATTCACAGCAGAGCAG GTGAAGGAACCAATCGTCTGTGGAATATCGTCCTTGGGTTATGACCACATGGAAATTCTTG GAAATACACTGGGAGAAATTGCAGGAGAGAAAGCTGGCATCTTTAAG AAAGGAGTACCTGCATGGACCGTACCCCAGCCTGAAGAAGCAATGCGCATGCTCGAAGAGAAGGCTTCTCAATTAGGT GTTCCTCTTCAAGTAGTTTCACCTTTAGATCCTGGACTACTGAAAAATCAACATCTTGGGCTAGATGGCGAGCATCAATGTCTAAATGCTGGCCTTGCTATTGCCTTGTCCAGTGTTTGGCTTAAAACAACCGGAAATTTACAAGGCATGCAGATAGACAAAAAC AATTTACCTGAGCAATTTGTCAGAGGGTTATCAAGGGCTAGTTTGGAGGGACGAGCACAGGTTGTCTCAGATTCTTCTCTTGGGCAACAGCAGAACTCCAATCTGGGAGGCTTGACTTTCTACCTAGATGGGGCACATAGCCCAGAAAGCTTGGAGGTGTGTGCAAAATGGTTTTCCCGTGTTATAAGAGAAGATCCTTCACATTTAGAGGAACAAATTCACAAGAAACACCATCCTGGACGG GGGGGTCACCCTAACTCACTAGGGGGGAAGGAGCACCTACAGATGCTTCTTTTCAATTGCATGTCAGTGAGAAATCCTGAGTTGTTGCTTCCACGTCTGGTAAACACTTGTTCTCAGCATG GGGTCAAATTCCATAAGGCCCTTTTTGTACCAAACCAATCAGCATATAACAAGGTTGGGTCTCATGCATCACCACCGACTGATCCACAGCAAGTTGATCTGTCATGGCAGCTGACACTGCAGAGAGTGTGGGAAAACCTCATTCATGGTGAACAAG GCTCAAGTTGCGCCAATGCCTATGGTGGCAGTTTAGTGTTTCCTTCGCTCCCGTTAGCTCTCAACTGGCTCAGGGAAAGTGTTCAACGAAGAAGATCAGTTCAAGTTCAG GTTCTGGTAACAGGTTCCTTGCACCTTGTGGGTGATGTTCTGAGATTAATCAGGAAGTGA